From a region of the Synechococcus sp. PCC 7502 genome:
- the mazG gene encoding nucleoside triphosphate pyrophosphohydrolase, whose amino-acid sequence MNAKLSALQELLEVVAKLRSPDGGCPWDLAQTPETLIPYIIEEAYEVVDAIRSQDTDTIAEELGDLLLQVVLQAQIASDNNQFTITEVAQGISQKLIRRHPHVFTDLQVESLTEIHQNWEQIKAAEKGEYNLNDKLHRYTRTLPPIMATTKIIDKTQIASSYTAKDIEPIWQHFQQSLEHLDLNVGNNDPNQRSQLELELGDLLFDLIALARNHKLDAFAALQTANHRFIDQIY is encoded by the coding sequence ATGAATGCAAAACTCTCGGCTTTACAGGAATTATTAGAAGTCGTAGCTAAGTTGCGATCGCCCGATGGTGGATGTCCTTGGGATTTAGCTCAAACTCCAGAAACTTTAATTCCTTACATTATTGAAGAGGCGTATGAAGTTGTTGATGCTATTCGTAGTCAGGATACCGACACGATCGCCGAAGAATTAGGAGATTTACTCTTACAGGTGGTTTTACAGGCACAAATTGCCAGCGACAATAATCAATTTACCATTACTGAAGTTGCCCAAGGCATTAGCCAAAAACTGATCCGCCGTCATCCCCATGTTTTCACCGATTTGCAAGTTGAAAGCCTAACAGAGATTCATCAAAATTGGGAGCAAATAAAAGCCGCAGAAAAAGGAGAATATAATCTCAACGATAAACTGCATCGCTATACTCGAACTTTACCGCCAATTATGGCAACCACAAAAATTATCGACAAAACCCAAATAGCCAGTAGTTATACTGCCAAAGATATAGAACCAATTTGGCAACACTTTCAACAATCCCTAGAGCATCTTGATCTTAATGTAGGTAATAATGACCCCAATCAACGATCGCAATTAGAATTAGAACTAGGCGATTTATTATTTGATTTAATTGCCCTAGCCCGCAACCATAAACTAGATGCCTTTGCTGCTCTCCAGACGGCTAATCATAGATTTATTGACCAGATTTATTGA
- the ilvN gene encoding acetolactate synthase small subunit, giving the protein MKHTLSVVVEDEAGVLTRIASLFARRGFNIESLAVGTAEQNGFSRITMVVPGDDHVIEQLTKQLNKLINVIVVKDLTEIPCVERELMLIKVNAAPAHRSEIIEIAQIFRARVVDVSDDSLTLEVVGDPGKMVAIIKMVEKFGIREVARTGKISLIRESGVNTEYLKVT; this is encoded by the coding sequence ATGAAACATACCCTGTCTGTTGTTGTTGAAGATGAAGCAGGAGTGCTTACCCGCATCGCTAGTTTATTTGCCCGTCGGGGTTTTAATATTGAAAGTCTAGCTGTGGGAACGGCTGAGCAAAATGGTTTTTCCCGAATTACGATGGTAGTACCTGGGGATGATCATGTGATTGAACAATTGACTAAGCAACTCAATAAATTAATCAATGTGATAGTGGTTAAAGACCTAACGGAAATCCCCTGCGTGGAAAGGGAATTAATGCTAATTAAAGTTAATGCCGCCCCCGCCCATCGTTCTGAAATTATTGAAATAGCTCAGATTTTTCGGGCAAGGGTAGTTGATGTTTCCGATGATTCCCTGACCTTAGAGGTAGTTGGCGATCCGGGTAAAATGGTGGCGATTATTAAAATGGTGGAAAAATTTGGTATTCGTGAAGTGGCACGCACGGGTAAGATTTCTCTAATTAGAGAGTCAGGTGTCAATACTGAGTACCTAAAAGTTACTTAA
- the gntT gene encoding guanitoxin biosynthesis MATE family efflux transporter GntT, which produces MNSLVMERFSFLPQFLRLAGINILSNLMVPLAGLVDVAFLGHLAIQHLAGVALATILFNYIYWSFGFLRMATTGMTAQAMGRGNRPEILIIGLRNCLLALCLGLLIIALQHPFREIGFALLHATPEVQLSGKSFYNALIWGAPATLINFVLIGWFLGQAQGRKVLLLSVIGNGANISLDYLLIVKLGGESAGAGAATAISQYIMLAVGAILVAHQWHEYTGALNQQELRSQIFNPSALKEAFSLNGDILIRTLALISTFAIFTNLSSAFGTIILAGNTLLLQIVTLSAYFVDGFAFATESFAGRFYGREHRDYLKPLIQVAGAFSLGFGIAIALLACIFPTPLFNLLTNHLEVVNSASDYVLWLLPVLALGSIAYMLDGYFLGLTAGRILRKSALMASLLGFLPLSFMAWQLKNNHLLWLALTGFMVGRAVTLALKLDKTLQLS; this is translated from the coding sequence ATGAACTCCCTGGTTATGGAAAGGTTCAGTTTTCTGCCCCAGTTTTTGCGCTTGGCGGGCATTAATATTCTGTCTAACCTGATGGTACCTTTAGCAGGTCTAGTTGATGTTGCGTTTTTAGGACATTTGGCAATTCAGCACTTAGCAGGTGTAGCACTAGCCACAATTTTATTTAACTATATATATTGGAGCTTTGGGTTCCTCCGCATGGCAACTACGGGAATGACTGCTCAAGCAATGGGAAGAGGCAATCGCCCAGAAATTTTGATCATTGGCTTGCGTAATTGCCTTTTAGCTCTATGCCTAGGACTGTTGATTATAGCGTTACAGCATCCCTTTAGAGAAATTGGGTTTGCACTTTTACATGCCACACCAGAAGTACAGTTATCGGGAAAATCATTTTACAATGCCCTGATTTGGGGCGCACCCGCTACTTTAATTAACTTTGTATTGATAGGTTGGTTTTTAGGACAGGCACAGGGTCGTAAAGTACTACTCCTATCTGTCATTGGCAATGGTGCAAACATTAGTTTAGATTATCTATTGATTGTGAAACTAGGCGGGGAAAGTGCGGGTGCAGGGGCAGCAACTGCCATTAGTCAATACATAATGTTGGCGGTGGGAGCTATTCTGGTTGCCCATCAATGGCATGAATATACAGGAGCATTAAATCAACAGGAGTTGCGATCGCAGATATTTAATCCATCGGCTTTAAAAGAGGCTTTTTCCCTAAATGGTGACATTTTAATTCGTACCCTTGCCCTTATTTCCACCTTTGCCATATTTACTAATTTAAGCTCAGCCTTTGGGACTATTATTTTAGCTGGGAATACTTTATTACTGCAGATCGTCACCCTGTCTGCCTATTTTGTGGATGGATTTGCCTTTGCTACGGAAAGCTTTGCGGGTAGGTTTTATGGTCGAGAACATAGAGATTACCTTAAACCTTTGATTCAAGTTGCGGGAGCTTTTAGTTTGGGATTTGGCATAGCGATCGCTTTGTTAGCTTGTATATTTCCAACTCCTCTATTCAACTTGCTCACAAATCATTTAGAAGTGGTAAATAGTGCAAGTGATTATGTCCTGTGGTTATTACCCGTTTTGGCGTTAGGCAGTATTGCTTATATGCTTGATGGTTATTTTTTAGGCTTAACGGCAGGTAGAATTTTGCGAAAATCGGCTCTCATGGCATCTTTACTAGGTTTTCTTCCTTTATCATTCATGGCTTGGCAACTTAAGAATAATCATCTTTTGTGGTTAGCTTTGACAGGGTTTATGGTGGGTAGGGCTGTAACTTTAGCTCTCAAACTTGATAAAACCTTGCAACTTTCCTAG
- a CDS encoding tetratricopeptide repeat protein, translated as MRHFLQTLLTVFLSILLTTPAIAAEPKNPTQNPSQIILDELAIKAITATNQGKFSQAETFWTEIIEQFPDNAAAWSNRGNAKSSQNRLQEAIADYTKAIELAPSAPDPYLNRGATLQFLNQPEAAIADYNKVLALDPQDADAYNNRGNALASLGKWNEAIADFKESFEIEPNYALARANYALALYETGDVKQAEKTIKNLLRKYPNFVDMRAAFTALLWEQKKTGEAESNWVSVPKTDPRYQDIEWVSKIRRWPPKLTNALNNFLKLQSSSTS; from the coding sequence ATGCGTCACTTTCTACAAACTCTTCTGACCGTATTTTTATCAATTCTTTTAACTACACCTGCGATCGCTGCCGAACCTAAAAATCCAACTCAAAATCCCAGCCAAATAATTCTTGATGAATTGGCAATTAAAGCCATCACTGCCACCAATCAAGGTAAATTTAGCCAAGCGGAAACCTTTTGGACAGAAATCATCGAACAATTTCCTGATAATGCCGCAGCATGGAGTAATCGTGGTAACGCTAAATCTAGCCAAAATCGTCTGCAAGAGGCGATCGCTGACTATACCAAAGCCATTGAACTTGCTCCCTCTGCCCCCGATCCTTACTTAAATCGTGGTGCCACACTACAATTTTTAAACCAGCCCGAAGCGGCGATCGCTGACTACAATAAAGTCCTAGCTCTCGATCCCCAAGATGCCGATGCTTATAATAATCGGGGTAATGCCCTAGCTAGTTTAGGTAAGTGGAATGAAGCGATCGCAGACTTTAAAGAGTCCTTTGAAATTGAACCCAATTATGCCCTTGCCCGTGCCAACTATGCCCTTGCCCTTTACGAAACTGGTGATGTTAAGCAAGCAGAAAAAACCATAAAAAATTTATTACGCAAATATCCCAACTTTGTCGATATGCGTGCAGCTTTCACAGCCCTATTATGGGAACAAAAAAAGACAGGGGAGGCTGAAAGTAATTGGGTTTCAGTTCCTAAAACCGACCCCCGCTATCAAGATATTGAATGGGTAAGCAAAATCCGTCGATGGCCCCCTAAACTTACTAATGCCCTGAATAATTTTTTAAAGTTGCAATCAAGCAGCACTAGCTAA
- a CDS encoding diguanylate cyclase domain-containing protein: MQVPSTNNEQIHAVQSLRYDARRDPLRILVIDDDPVLLKLTCKHLSSEGYRVETAANGEIGWKLIIEVQPDLIICDWAMPDISGVVLCERVKANLEYPDLRVSYFILLTAHSEIDYRVLGLDAGADEFLTKPINPYELRARVRAGLRISLMAKSLARANQKLLARNELLASLSLTDQLTNLLNRRAMDEGLPKLLESLVSDTLIGHTEHKCISLMMIDLDHFKLVNDHYGHLVGDEVLKAIAGRLQNSSRADSLLYRYGGEEFLCITPDLEAAPALELAEVIRQSIANRPISINLQDLDLSLDITVSIGIAIADKSNNQDTYNLLKQADYALYRAKNLGRNCTCISPM, encoded by the coding sequence ATGCAAGTGCCATCTACGAATAATGAACAAATTCATGCTGTGCAAAGCTTAAGATATGATGCCAGACGCGATCCACTCAGAATTTTAGTAATTGATGATGATCCAGTTTTATTAAAGCTAACATGCAAGCATCTAAGCTCTGAAGGTTATAGGGTTGAAACTGCTGCTAACGGAGAAATTGGCTGGAAGTTAATTATAGAAGTGCAACCTGATTTAATTATTTGTGATTGGGCAATGCCAGATATTTCTGGAGTGGTTCTGTGTGAAAGGGTTAAAGCCAATCTTGAGTATCCCGATTTAAGGGTGTCATACTTCATTCTGCTGACTGCCCATTCTGAGATTGATTATCGGGTTTTGGGGCTAGATGCTGGTGCCGATGAATTTTTAACCAAGCCGATTAATCCCTATGAACTTAGAGCTAGGGTAAGGGCGGGACTGCGAATTAGTCTAATGGCAAAGTCTTTGGCAAGAGCCAATCAAAAATTATTAGCCCGCAATGAATTATTAGCATCTTTATCATTAACTGATCAACTTACCAATCTGCTCAATCGTAGAGCTATGGATGAGGGATTGCCAAAATTATTAGAAAGCTTGGTCTCAGATACTCTCATCGGTCATACAGAGCATAAGTGTATTAGTTTGATGATGATTGACCTTGATCACTTTAAGCTGGTAAATGATCACTATGGACACTTAGTAGGAGATGAAGTCTTAAAAGCGATCGCTGGACGGCTCCAAAATAGTAGCAGAGCGGATAGTCTCTTATATCGGTATGGGGGGGAAGAGTTTCTTTGCATTACTCCAGATTTAGAGGCTGCCCCAGCGTTAGAGTTAGCAGAGGTAATTAGGCAATCGATCGCCAATCGTCCCATTAGTATTAATTTACAAGACCTAGATTTAAGTCTGGATATAACTGTGAGTATTGGGATTGCGATCGCTGATAAGTCAAATAACCAAGATACCTATAATCTCCTTAAACAAGCAGACTATGCTTTGTACCGTGCTAAAAACTTAGGGCGTAACTGCACTTGTATCTCCCCTATGTAG